From a single Pelodiscus sinensis isolate JC-2024 chromosome 4, ASM4963464v1, whole genome shotgun sequence genomic region:
- the LOC142829302 gene encoding serine protease 27-like encodes MEERRGTKASGLRTGSLLLLTLLLGAQQSQGTQVCGRRHVSLTRIVEGNDTKEGEFPWQASVQWKGVHMCGASLINQEWLITAAHCFYQLRNLTQYRVVLGILQLQNPGPHSRACPVQRIIPNPNYAGQTTSGDIALIQLATPVNFSDYILPICLPDTSIRFPPGKECWVTGWGNLRPWVDLPSPQTLQKLQVPIIDTKTCKSLYRTNGVNRPPYRDIQDDMICAGYAEGLRDACNGDSGGPMMCIVGDVWVLAGVVSWGEGCAIKNRPGVYSRLTSYQNWIQEYVPNIEFIKESKGRKSRDVANIIGQKHPDEVWASHAASAAVSTLVLLACLLYLI; translated from the exons ATGGAGGAGCGGCGAGGAACCAAGGCCAGCGGGCTGAGAACTGGGTCCCTGCTCCTGCTCACGTTGCTGCTCG GGGCCCAGCAGAGCCAAGGAACCCAAG TCTGCGGGCGGCGCCACGTGAGCCTCACCCGGATCGTGGAGGGGAACGACACCAAGGAGGGGGAGTTCCCCTGGCAGGCCAGTGTCCAGTGGAAAGGGGTCCACATGTGCGGGGCCTCCCTCATCAACCAGGAATGGCTGATCACGGCCGCTCATTGCTTCtacca GCTCCGGAACCTGACCCAGTACCGGGTGGTGCTGGGGATCCTCCAGCTGCAGAACCCGGGCCCCCATTCGCGCGCCTGCCCTGTGCAGCGCATCATCCCCAACCCCAACTACGCCGGGCAGACCACGAGCGGGGACATCGCCCTGATCCAGCTGGCCACGCCGGTCAATTTCAGTGACTACATCCTGCCCATCTGCCTCCCGGACACCTCCATCCGATTCCCGCCGGGCAAAGAGTGCTGGGTGACCGGCTGGGGCAACCTGCGCCCCTGGG TGGACCTGCCGTCCCCGCAGACCCTGCAGAAGCTGCAAGTCCCCATCATCGACACCAAGACGTGCAAGTCCCTGTACCGCACCAACGGGGTCAACCGCCCGCCCTACAGAGACATCCAGGACGACATGATCTGTGCCGGCTACGCTGAGGGCTTGAGGGACGCCTGCAAT GGTGACTCTGGAGGCCCCATGATGTGCATAGTAGGGGatgtctgggtgctggctggaGTTGTCAGCTGGGGCGAAGGCTGTGCCATCAAAAACCGCCCCGGAGTCTATAGCCGCCTCACCTCCTATCAGAACTGGATCCAGGAATATGTCCCTAATATAGAGTTCATCAAGGAGTCCAAGGGCCGGAAATCTCGTGACGTGGCAAATATCATAGGACAAAAGCACCCTGACGAAGTctgggccagccatgctgcctctgctgctgtcaGCACCCTCGTCCTCTTGGCTTGCCTGCTGTACCTGATCTAA